In Archocentrus centrarchus isolate MPI-CPG fArcCen1 chromosome 16, fArcCen1, whole genome shotgun sequence, a single window of DNA contains:
- the LOC115794571 gene encoding oocyte zinc finger protein XlCOF6 isoform X1 — protein sequence MVDLNPGPQTINPSTPRRNPNGDYMKMKSAKGEAKIEERQSDAITVKAEHKLEQGSDGEEGFSQVYANGHGLIVQIKEEPHSQEISEEHSGDTANCLDTKPDTITDAHLSQGRIKDEFDSDHPAQYEFTEAAVKEELESWVKEERQSEEEAEDASSTREGFEEGEEEEACTESSSEFFPCPHCTVSFTDLEFLEKHVKWVHQKQYLAKLNTCFSSRTLNLIPKHTCGACSSTFNSKVHLRVHVREVHPSAPPRRLHPCPTCARSFQYLKNLKNHCQRWHNMSVVTRGGYLSCADCGKSFKTTWGQGPHLCHELDSTEPEDKPICLDTGVQCPECGKKVRTPQSLEDHMRTHTGDRPFVCKDCGRRFVERSGWRQHMKIHTGEKPYKCQVCGKAFLRSHHLKCHLTTHSGKKEYSCSECGKEFGLKSSLDLHLRTHSSERPFHCNVCGKNFNTQRNLRVHTKLHTNEKAHQCGDCGLKIGDLGALKIHLRTHTGERPYHCTVCGNRFIRLAHLRNHQRTHTGERPYKCTDCDKSFTQSGDLVKHKRIHSGEKPFECPECHRCYTSSGDLGKHRRSHTNLRPYTCQECGKSFRLSGHLKTHMLTHTGEKPYSCPNCLRRFARSHHLSGHVAKCR from the exons atggtggatttgaacccaggaccacAGACTATAAACCCAag CACGCCAAGACGAAACCCTAATGGTGATTACATGAAGATGAAATCTGCAAAAGGGGAGGCAAAGATAGAAGAGAGACAAAGCGATGCGATCACTGTTAAAGCAGAGCATAAATTAGAGCAGGGGAGTGATGGGGAGGAAGGCTTCAGTCAAGTATACGCTAATGGGCACGGCCTTATTGTCCAGATAAAGGAGGAACCACATTCACAGGAGATCAGTGAGGAGCAcagtggagacacagcaaactgtTTAGACACTAAGCCTGACACTATTACAGATGCTCATCTTTCACAAGGACGCATAAAGGATGAGTTTGACTCCGACCATCCAGCGCAGTATGAATTCACTGAAGCTGCTGTCAAGGAGGAGCTGGAGTCCTGGGTtaaagaagagagacagagtgaagaggaggcagaggatgcAAGCAGCACCAGAGAGGGGTTtgaagagggagaggaggaggaggcttgCACAG AGTCATCATCTGAGTTTTTTCCATGTCCTCACTGCACCGTCTCCTTTACTGACTTGGAGTTCCTGGAGAAGCATGTTAAGTGGGTCCATCAGAAACAGTACCTCGCTAAACTCAACACATGCTTCTCGAGCCGCACACTAAATCTCATCCCCAAACACACCTGCGGTGCCTGCAGCAGCACCTTTAACTCTAAAGTACACCTTAGGGTGCATGTACGTGAAGTCCACCCTTCTGCCCCTCCCCGCAGGCTTCACCCTTGCCCAACCTGCGCTCGCAGCTTCCAGTACCTGAAGAATCTGAAGAATCACTGTCAGCGTTGGCACAACATGTCTGTGGTTACTAGAGGAGGGTATCTCAGTTGTGCTGATTGTGGGAAGAGTTTCAAAACTACCTGGGGTCAAGGACCTCACTTGTGTCATGAACTGGatagcacagagcctgaagaTAAGCCAATCTGTCTGGACACTGGCGTGCAGTGTCCAGAATGTGGCAAGAAGGTGCGTACACCTCAAAGCCTGGAGGACCACATGCGCACCCACACAGGCGACCGGCCATTTGTCTGCAAGGACTGTGGCAGGAGGTTTGTTGAGCGCAGTGGTTGGCGGCAACACATGAAAATACACACAGGGGAGAAGCCCTACAAAtgtcaggtgtgtgggaaggcctttttaaggtcacaCCACCTTAAGTGCCATTTAACCACACACTCTGGCAAGAAGGAATATTCCTGCTCTGAATGTGGAAAGGAGTTTGGATTGAAGTCCAGTCTGGATCTTCACCTGAGGACACATTCAAGTGAGAGACCCTTCCACTGCAATGTGTGCGGGAAGAACTTTAACACGCAGAGAAACCTGAGGGTTCACACCAAACTTCACACCAACGAGAAAGCTCATCAGTGTGGGGACTGCGGATTGAAGATCGGCGATCTCGGTGCTTTAAAAATACACTTACGAACACACACTGGTGAAAGGCCTTACCACTGCACTGTCTGTGGCAATAGGTTCATTCGCCTTGCACATTTAAGAAATCACCAACGCACCCACACTGGTGAGAGACCCTACAAATGCACTGACTGCGACAAGAGTTTCACTCAGTCTGGTGACTTGGTGAAGCATAAGCGGATACACTCTGGGGAAAAGCCCTTTGAATGTCCAGAGTGCCATCGCTGCTACACTTCCTCTGGTGATTTGGGCAAGCACAGGAGGAGTCACACTAACTTGCGCCCCTACACATGTCAAGAATGTGGGAAAAGCTTCCGCCTGTCAGGCCATTTGAAAACTCACATGTTAACTCACACGGGCGAGAAGCCATACTCTTGCCCCAACTGCCTCCGCAGGTTTGCCCGCTCTCACCATCTTTCTGGTCATGTTGCTAAATGTCGCTAA
- the LOC115794571 gene encoding oocyte zinc finger protein XlCOF6 isoform X2: protein MKMKSAKGEAKIEERQSDAITVKAEHKLEQGSDGEEGFSQVYANGHGLIVQIKEEPHSQEISEEHSGDTANCLDTKPDTITDAHLSQGRIKDEFDSDHPAQYEFTEAAVKEELESWVKEERQSEEEAEDASSTREGFEEGEEEEACTESSSEFFPCPHCTVSFTDLEFLEKHVKWVHQKQYLAKLNTCFSSRTLNLIPKHTCGACSSTFNSKVHLRVHVREVHPSAPPRRLHPCPTCARSFQYLKNLKNHCQRWHNMSVVTRGGYLSCADCGKSFKTTWGQGPHLCHELDSTEPEDKPICLDTGVQCPECGKKVRTPQSLEDHMRTHTGDRPFVCKDCGRRFVERSGWRQHMKIHTGEKPYKCQVCGKAFLRSHHLKCHLTTHSGKKEYSCSECGKEFGLKSSLDLHLRTHSSERPFHCNVCGKNFNTQRNLRVHTKLHTNEKAHQCGDCGLKIGDLGALKIHLRTHTGERPYHCTVCGNRFIRLAHLRNHQRTHTGERPYKCTDCDKSFTQSGDLVKHKRIHSGEKPFECPECHRCYTSSGDLGKHRRSHTNLRPYTCQECGKSFRLSGHLKTHMLTHTGEKPYSCPNCLRRFARSHHLSGHVAKCR from the exons ATGAAGATGAAATCTGCAAAAGGGGAGGCAAAGATAGAAGAGAGACAAAGCGATGCGATCACTGTTAAAGCAGAGCATAAATTAGAGCAGGGGAGTGATGGGGAGGAAGGCTTCAGTCAAGTATACGCTAATGGGCACGGCCTTATTGTCCAGATAAAGGAGGAACCACATTCACAGGAGATCAGTGAGGAGCAcagtggagacacagcaaactgtTTAGACACTAAGCCTGACACTATTACAGATGCTCATCTTTCACAAGGACGCATAAAGGATGAGTTTGACTCCGACCATCCAGCGCAGTATGAATTCACTGAAGCTGCTGTCAAGGAGGAGCTGGAGTCCTGGGTtaaagaagagagacagagtgaagaggaggcagaggatgcAAGCAGCACCAGAGAGGGGTTtgaagagggagaggaggaggaggcttgCACAG AGTCATCATCTGAGTTTTTTCCATGTCCTCACTGCACCGTCTCCTTTACTGACTTGGAGTTCCTGGAGAAGCATGTTAAGTGGGTCCATCAGAAACAGTACCTCGCTAAACTCAACACATGCTTCTCGAGCCGCACACTAAATCTCATCCCCAAACACACCTGCGGTGCCTGCAGCAGCACCTTTAACTCTAAAGTACACCTTAGGGTGCATGTACGTGAAGTCCACCCTTCTGCCCCTCCCCGCAGGCTTCACCCTTGCCCAACCTGCGCTCGCAGCTTCCAGTACCTGAAGAATCTGAAGAATCACTGTCAGCGTTGGCACAACATGTCTGTGGTTACTAGAGGAGGGTATCTCAGTTGTGCTGATTGTGGGAAGAGTTTCAAAACTACCTGGGGTCAAGGACCTCACTTGTGTCATGAACTGGatagcacagagcctgaagaTAAGCCAATCTGTCTGGACACTGGCGTGCAGTGTCCAGAATGTGGCAAGAAGGTGCGTACACCTCAAAGCCTGGAGGACCACATGCGCACCCACACAGGCGACCGGCCATTTGTCTGCAAGGACTGTGGCAGGAGGTTTGTTGAGCGCAGTGGTTGGCGGCAACACATGAAAATACACACAGGGGAGAAGCCCTACAAAtgtcaggtgtgtgggaaggcctttttaaggtcacaCCACCTTAAGTGCCATTTAACCACACACTCTGGCAAGAAGGAATATTCCTGCTCTGAATGTGGAAAGGAGTTTGGATTGAAGTCCAGTCTGGATCTTCACCTGAGGACACATTCAAGTGAGAGACCCTTCCACTGCAATGTGTGCGGGAAGAACTTTAACACGCAGAGAAACCTGAGGGTTCACACCAAACTTCACACCAACGAGAAAGCTCATCAGTGTGGGGACTGCGGATTGAAGATCGGCGATCTCGGTGCTTTAAAAATACACTTACGAACACACACTGGTGAAAGGCCTTACCACTGCACTGTCTGTGGCAATAGGTTCATTCGCCTTGCACATTTAAGAAATCACCAACGCACCCACACTGGTGAGAGACCCTACAAATGCACTGACTGCGACAAGAGTTTCACTCAGTCTGGTGACTTGGTGAAGCATAAGCGGATACACTCTGGGGAAAAGCCCTTTGAATGTCCAGAGTGCCATCGCTGCTACACTTCCTCTGGTGATTTGGGCAAGCACAGGAGGAGTCACACTAACTTGCGCCCCTACACATGTCAAGAATGTGGGAAAAGCTTCCGCCTGTCAGGCCATTTGAAAACTCACATGTTAACTCACACGGGCGAGAAGCCATACTCTTGCCCCAACTGCCTCCGCAGGTTTGCCCGCTCTCACCATCTTTCTGGTCATGTTGCTAAATGTCGCTAA